From a region of the Paralichthys olivaceus isolate ysfri-2021 chromosome 4, ASM2471397v2, whole genome shotgun sequence genome:
- the uqcc3 gene encoding ubiquinol-cytochrome-c reductase complex assembly factor 3, giving the protein MSGLRTVMSSIAMATFVGIGFVMWSVIAPGEDRRKELLKNLPESNPVRMEETRRRNALVMQALKEAAETNDNIAREMPGTWK; this is encoded by the exons ATGAGCGGCCTGCGAACCGTCATGAGCTCCATCGCGATGGCCACTTTCGTGGGGATCGGCTTTGTCATGTGGTCGGTGATAGCTCCGGGAGAAGACAGGCGGAAAGAGCTGCTCAAG AATCTGCCTGAATCAAACCCAGTGCGAATGGAAGAGACGAGGAGAAGGAATGCTCTGGTGATGCAAGCACTAAAGGAGGCTGCAGAAACCAATGACAACATTGCAAGAGAAATGCCAGGAACTTGGAAATAG
- the sub1b gene encoding SUB1 regulator of transcription b has translation MPKSKEVLSSTSGSDSDSEVETKAKKRKPSVQEKPAKKPKSGESSKPGGSSKASNSDDNMFQIGKMRYVSVRDFKGKVLIDIREYWMNPDGEMKPGKKGISLNPEQWNQLKDQISEIDDAIKRI, from the exons ATGCCTAAATCAAAGGAAGTGCTCTCTTCCACATCTGGAAGTGACTCTGACAGTGAAGTGGAGACCAAg GCAAAGAAAAGGAAGCCAAGTGTACAGGAGAAACCAGCCAAGAAACCAAAGAGTGGAGAGAGCTCCAAGCCAGGGGGATCATCCAAGGCCAGTAATAGTGACGACAACATGTTCCAG ATTGGAAAGATGAGATATGTCAGCGTCAGGGACTTCAAAGGCAAAGTCCTGATTGACATCAGAGAGTACTGGATGAACCCAGATGGGGAAATGAAGCCGGGGAAGAAAG GCATCTCCCTGAATCCTGAACAATGGAACCAGCTGAAGGACCAGATTTCAGAAATTGATGATGCCATTAAGAGAATATAA